Proteins co-encoded in one Arthrobacter alpinus genomic window:
- a CDS encoding TetR/AcrR family transcriptional regulator, giving the protein MIVEEIVEPIRDRPPLSRERVLEGAVQIADQSGIATLTMRSLAQALGVKPMSLYYYVANKGEILDAIIDMVFSEIELPSTRGGWQSEMRRRADSVRQALRRHPWAIGLLESRTSPGPATLRHHDATLGVLRHAGFSVALTAHAYSLLDSYIYGFALQEAALPFSGPDTAAEVATPIVELFLAGEYPHMAEIATEHILKPGYDFGDEFEIGLNVILQALTQWLPLGESNDSVTD; this is encoded by the coding sequence ATGATCGTGGAAGAAATTGTTGAGCCGATCCGGGACCGTCCGCCGCTTAGTCGGGAACGGGTACTGGAAGGCGCTGTTCAGATCGCCGACCAGTCGGGCATCGCAACATTAACCATGCGCTCGCTCGCGCAGGCCCTGGGCGTCAAGCCAATGTCGCTTTACTACTACGTGGCCAATAAGGGCGAGATCCTTGACGCCATCATTGACATGGTTTTCAGTGAAATCGAGCTACCCTCCACCCGGGGTGGCTGGCAGTCCGAGATGCGCCGCCGCGCCGACTCCGTCCGCCAGGCACTGCGACGCCACCCGTGGGCCATCGGACTGCTGGAGTCCCGGACGTCCCCTGGCCCGGCAACGCTCCGCCACCATGACGCAACCCTTGGCGTGCTGCGACACGCAGGGTTTTCGGTGGCCCTGACGGCGCATGCTTACTCCCTGCTGGATAGCTACATCTACGGATTCGCCCTCCAGGAGGCCGCACTCCCCTTCAGCGGACCAGACACGGCTGCGGAAGTCGCTACGCCAATCGTGGAGCTGTTCCTCGCCGGCGAATACCCCCACATGGCTGAGATTGCCACCGAGCACATACTCAAACCCGGTTACGACTTCGGTGATGAGTTCGAGATTGGGCTCAACGTCATCTTGCAGGCCCTGACCCAGTGGCTTCCACTTGGCGAGAGCAATGACAGTGTCACTGATTGA
- a CDS encoding NAD(P)-dependent alcohol dehydrogenase, producing the protein MSHAGNEESSQGSDHQVRDEASMRAIVRERYGDAGVLHVAHVDRPDVKDDEVLVRVQAAGLDRGTWHLMSGRPYAMRLVTGLRQPKNPTLGLDLAGTVVAVGAAVTRFAVGDAVFGFGQGSFAEFAAAKEAKLALKPAGLSFELAAVIPVSAVTALQALRDVGRVQAGHKVLVTGASGGVGSYAVQIAKAFGAEATGTCSTAKIDFVGSLGADKVIDYTRVDFADGSQHYDLIIDFAGNPSLSRLRRALTSTGTAVVGGGEQGGNFTGMGRQLRALAISPLVSQRLTMFAAKQRAADLEEITGLINAGKVTPCLDRAFPLEEAAEAMRYLESGKARGKVAITL; encoded by the coding sequence ATGAGCCATGCTGGGAACGAGGAAAGCAGTCAGGGTTCTGACCATCAGGTAAGGGACGAAGCTTCGATGCGTGCCATCGTGCGGGAGCGCTATGGCGATGCTGGTGTCCTCCATGTGGCGCACGTTGACCGCCCGGATGTGAAGGACGATGAAGTGCTCGTGCGGGTCCAGGCCGCGGGTCTGGACCGCGGGACTTGGCATTTGATGAGCGGCCGGCCGTACGCCATGCGGCTCGTTACCGGGCTCCGTCAGCCAAAGAACCCGACGTTGGGTCTGGATCTCGCCGGGACAGTCGTGGCGGTCGGTGCGGCAGTGACCCGGTTCGCAGTCGGCGACGCCGTCTTTGGCTTCGGCCAAGGATCGTTTGCCGAGTTCGCGGCAGCCAAGGAAGCCAAACTGGCCTTGAAGCCGGCAGGCTTGTCCTTTGAGCTGGCCGCCGTCATCCCGGTGTCTGCGGTCACTGCGTTGCAGGCGCTGCGCGACGTCGGGCGCGTTCAAGCTGGACACAAGGTCTTGGTCACCGGGGCTTCTGGCGGTGTGGGCAGCTATGCGGTGCAAATAGCAAAGGCCTTTGGCGCCGAAGCCACCGGCACCTGCAGTACCGCAAAGATCGACTTTGTCGGCTCCCTCGGGGCCGACAAGGTGATCGACTACACCCGGGTGGACTTCGCCGACGGCAGTCAGCATTATGACCTGATCATAGACTTCGCCGGAAATCCGTCGCTATCCCGGCTTCGCCGCGCGCTCACGTCGACCGGCACGGCGGTCGTCGGAGGAGGCGAACAGGGCGGCAACTTCACCGGAATGGGCCGCCAGCTGCGGGCCCTAGCCATATCGCCGCTGGTATCCCAACGGCTGACCATGTTCGCCGCCAAACAACGCGCAGCAGACCTTGAAGAAATTACCGGCCTCATCAATGCCGGCAAGGTGACGCCGTGCCTGGACAGGGCCTTCCCGCTGGAGGAGGCGGCGGAGGCCATGCGCTACCTCGAAAGCGGCAAAGCACGCGGAAAAGTTGCCATCACACTTTGA
- a CDS encoding DUF4386 domain-containing protein, whose amino-acid sequence MSKRAALIAGGGSGEHLVSPVAAGGSWIASRTVSSRLIGAFFLAGFLTYGVGFALVSSVISAPDLLSSIAAHQAPLVIGAFLMLLNTVVDVGKAVLFFPILERYGRRTAIAYLAAMIVEVVVLTVGVLSLLMLSPIAHQGAIAGQEAWAGGLGSLAVQANATAYQIAEMTLALGCMFLFSLLLRSGLIPRFLSVWGLAGYALLLVGEIAEISGLPISLALSIPGGWLEVTLGLWLIFKGFSPMAYAPMSADQGSRRMVQVTTTAAISYGLPSPFLPTS is encoded by the coding sequence ATGAGCAAAAGAGCAGCACTAATAGCCGGTGGTGGGTCCGGCGAGCATTTGGTCTCACCTGTCGCTGCCGGTGGCTCGTGGATAGCCTCACGCACCGTGAGCTCGCGCCTTATTGGCGCGTTCTTCCTAGCCGGGTTTCTCACCTATGGGGTGGGATTCGCGCTGGTCTCGTCGGTGATCAGCGCTCCCGACCTTCTCTCGAGTATTGCCGCCCATCAGGCACCCCTGGTGATAGGTGCTTTTCTGATGTTGTTGAACACCGTCGTGGATGTCGGAAAGGCAGTACTATTTTTCCCGATCCTGGAGCGTTACGGCAGGAGAACGGCGATCGCCTACCTAGCCGCAATGATTGTAGAGGTGGTCGTCCTAACCGTGGGCGTGCTGAGCCTGCTAATGCTCAGCCCCATCGCCCACCAAGGCGCCATTGCCGGACAAGAGGCGTGGGCTGGCGGGCTCGGGTCACTCGCCGTGCAGGCCAACGCCACGGCGTACCAGATCGCCGAAATGACCCTGGCTTTGGGGTGCATGTTTCTGTTCTCTCTGCTGCTACGCAGCGGACTCATTCCGCGATTCCTTTCGGTATGGGGTTTGGCGGGCTACGCGTTGCTGTTGGTTGGCGAAATCGCCGAGATTTCCGGTCTTCCCATCAGCCTCGCCCTCTCAATCCCCGGAGGTTGGCTTGAGGTGACGTTGGGTTTATGGCTCATCTTCAAGGGGTTCTCTCCCATGGCCTATGCCCCAATGTCCGCTGATCAGGGCAGTCGCCGGATGGTGCAGGTAACGACGACGGCGGCAATTAGCTACGGATTGCCCTCACCATTTCTGCCAACAAGTTAG
- a CDS encoding SDR family oxidoreductase: MRRTSTTDMAGRSVLVTGGTGGIGKATAVGLAKLGANVAITGRDPGRLEKAVREIRAAGNGKVDGFAADMASQTEVRRLVGEVLHQLPRLEVLVNNVGGYWNTRQVTADGLERTFALNYLAPFLLTNLLLGRLKECTPSRIVTVSSHVQATGRVDFDDLQGERDYSGARAYSQSKLATVLFTHELAQKLQGSRVTANALHPGVVSTAFGAEDPGAVQRLFLPVMRPFMKTPARGAATSIHVASAQELEQVTGCYFANSKPKKSSQQSYDNTVAKRLWQVSADLVGLESVP; the protein is encoded by the coding sequence ATGAGGCGAACAAGCACGACTGACATGGCCGGGCGAAGCGTCCTGGTCACCGGGGGTACCGGAGGCATCGGCAAGGCAACCGCCGTCGGCCTAGCCAAGCTGGGCGCAAACGTAGCCATTACCGGGCGGGACCCGGGACGCCTTGAGAAGGCAGTGCGGGAGATTCGTGCCGCCGGAAACGGAAAGGTGGACGGATTCGCCGCCGACATGGCCTCCCAGACGGAGGTGCGGCGGCTGGTTGGGGAAGTCCTCCATCAGCTGCCCCGGCTTGAGGTGCTCGTCAACAATGTCGGCGGCTATTGGAATACCCGGCAAGTGACCGCCGACGGGCTGGAGCGGACGTTTGCCCTGAATTACCTTGCGCCGTTCCTGCTCACCAACCTGCTGCTGGGGCGGCTCAAGGAATGTACCCCGTCGCGCATAGTCACTGTGTCCTCCCACGTGCAAGCCACTGGGCGCGTCGATTTCGACGACCTCCAAGGCGAACGGGACTATTCCGGTGCGCGCGCCTACAGTCAATCCAAACTCGCTACCGTCCTCTTTACCCACGAATTGGCACAAAAACTCCAAGGTAGCCGGGTCACCGCCAACGCTTTGCACCCGGGAGTGGTCAGTACAGCGTTTGGGGCTGAGGACCCAGGCGCCGTCCAACGCCTTTTCCTGCCTGTCATGCGGCCGTTCATGAAGACTCCTGCTAGAGGCGCGGCCACGTCTATCCATGTTGCGTCAGCGCAGGAATTGGAACAGGTGACGGGTTGTTACTTTGCCAACAGCAAGCCCAAGAAATCCTCGCAACAAAGCTACGACAATACCGTCGCAAAACGCCTCTGGCAAGTGAGCGCCGATTTGGTCGGACTGGAATCAGTCCCCTGA
- a CDS encoding helix-turn-helix transcriptional regulator: MTKWGFMTNHLHALYCVALHPGIRIREIADSVGVQERAAHRIVSDLVEGGYLTRSRVGSRNFYEVNPTLPLRREGLDEISVGAILDVLFKAEQKRSTTPRADVEAPS, from the coding sequence ATGACTAAATGGGGATTCATGACCAATCACCTGCATGCGCTCTACTGCGTCGCGCTCCACCCGGGCATCCGGATCCGTGAGATCGCAGACAGCGTGGGAGTCCAGGAGCGGGCGGCACACCGGATCGTGTCGGACTTGGTAGAGGGAGGTTACCTGACCCGCAGCCGGGTAGGCAGCCGCAACTTCTACGAGGTGAATCCGACCCTGCCACTCCGTCGGGAAGGTCTCGATGAAATCTCGGTCGGTGCGATTCTCGACGTCTTGTTCAAAGCTGAACAGAAGCGGTCCACCACGCCAAGGGCAGATGTTGAGGCGCCCAGTTAA
- a CDS encoding DUF4389 domain-containing protein: protein MERQFPYPLVLDGEYSHHLSRWLWLLKWLLVIPHVIVLFFLWIAFLVLSVVAFFTILVTGRYPRGIFDFNVGVLRWSWRVGYYSYSALGTDRYPPFSLADDPNYPARLTVEHPQSLSRGLVLVKWWLLALPHYLIIGVFTGAAFAGYSQVRDNNAWAYGSGLIGLLVCIAGIVLLFAGLYPRGLFDIIMGLNRWVFRVSAYAALMTDQYPPLRLDMGGNDVSKSADAPIGLGPDPLPAS, encoded by the coding sequence ATGGAGCGACAGTTCCCCTACCCCCTCGTTCTCGACGGCGAGTATTCCCACCATCTGAGCCGTTGGCTGTGGCTCCTCAAGTGGCTGTTGGTCATCCCGCACGTCATCGTGCTGTTCTTCCTGTGGATCGCGTTCCTTGTGCTGTCGGTGGTCGCGTTCTTCACGATCCTGGTCACGGGCCGGTACCCGCGGGGAATCTTTGACTTCAATGTCGGCGTGCTGCGCTGGAGCTGGCGGGTCGGCTACTACTCCTACAGTGCGCTGGGTACCGACCGCTATCCGCCGTTCAGTCTGGCCGATGATCCGAACTACCCGGCACGGCTGACCGTGGAGCATCCACAGTCGCTCTCACGCGGGCTTGTGTTGGTGAAGTGGTGGCTGCTCGCGCTGCCGCACTACCTGATCATCGGCGTCTTCACTGGTGCTGCTTTCGCCGGGTACAGCCAGGTGCGTGATAACAACGCCTGGGCCTACGGCAGTGGTCTGATCGGTCTGCTGGTCTGCATTGCCGGCATCGTCTTGCTGTTTGCTGGCCTCTACCCCCGCGGTCTATTCGACATCATCATGGGACTGAACAGGTGGGTGTTCCGCGTCAGCGCCTACGCAGCACTGATGACCGACCAGTACCCGCCGCTCCGCCTCGACATGGGCGGCAATGACGTGTCAAAATCCGCGGACGCACCCATCGGCCTTGGACCGGATCCACTGCCAGCAAGCTGA
- a CDS encoding DUF4386 domain-containing protein, with translation MATNTHTTSPLSPSSSRRRMSPIRKISLTVGVLYVITFVSIPTLALYKAVKDDAGAFVLGAGSTTGVQWGALSEVIVGLAGIGTAVVLYPVAKRVSQTAALGFVAARLIETCLIFVSVVSLLSIITLRNDVAGTANADPATLATMAHSLMANYTWTFLLSQSLMPVACDLFLGYVLYRSALVPRFFPIIAFIGAPLLLVSDIAIYFGIYAAVSSIALFAALPVAVFELSLGIWLIVKGFKPTPLTVDYPPTRHDHPNTQATAKP, from the coding sequence ATGGCCACCAACACCCACACCACCTCGCCCCTCAGCCCGTCAAGCTCGAGACGCCGAATGTCACCGATAAGAAAGATCTCGCTGACCGTCGGCGTGCTGTACGTCATCACGTTCGTTTCCATCCCCACCTTGGCACTTTACAAGGCGGTGAAGGATGATGCAGGCGCCTTCGTTCTGGGCGCCGGCAGCACCACCGGGGTGCAGTGGGGTGCCCTGTCCGAGGTCATCGTCGGCCTAGCCGGCATCGGCACCGCCGTGGTGCTATACCCCGTGGCAAAGCGGGTCAGCCAAACCGCCGCGCTGGGGTTCGTGGCCGCCCGACTTATCGAAACCTGTCTCATCTTTGTGAGCGTCGTCAGCCTGCTCTCGATCATCACGCTGCGCAACGACGTCGCGGGAACGGCAAACGCGGACCCGGCGACACTTGCCACAATGGCCCACAGCCTGATGGCAAACTACACTTGGACGTTCCTGCTCTCGCAGAGCCTGATGCCCGTAGCATGTGACCTATTCCTGGGTTACGTGCTGTACCGCTCGGCCTTGGTGCCCCGCTTTTTCCCGATCATCGCATTCATCGGAGCCCCGCTGCTGCTGGTCTCCGACATCGCGATTTACTTTGGCATCTATGCCGCGGTGTCGTCAATTGCTCTTTTCGCCGCACTGCCCGTCGCCGTGTTCGAACTCTCCCTCGGCATCTGGCTGATCGTCAAGGGCTTCAAGCCCACACCGCTGACCGTTGACTACCCACCAACCCGTCACGATCATCCCAATACCCAAGCAACGGCGAAGCCATGA
- a CDS encoding alpha/beta fold hydrolase, whose protein sequence is MNTGSTSNGPMTQHLSVPGGMIAYDIQGMGPLVLLVPGMGDLRAAYRFLTPAIVSAGYTVATVDLRGHGDSDPSFPAYGDVETAADITLLLQKLGAPAVIVGNSMGAGAAVIVAAETPNLVVGLVLIGPFVRQPASSTAFSRLVLRLLMARPWAAAAWKAYLPKLYAGNRPTDFADYLAAVITSIKRPGYARAFSLTTRTDHRQAGTSLLAVTSPTLVVMGERDPDFPDPKGEADWISRTLGGATVMIEDAGHYPQSQQPERTSAAIIRFLRTIA, encoded by the coding sequence GTGAACACCGGCAGTACCAGCAACGGTCCCATGACGCAGCATCTGTCCGTTCCAGGCGGAATGATCGCGTACGACATCCAGGGCATGGGACCCCTCGTGCTGCTCGTTCCCGGAATGGGTGACCTCCGGGCTGCCTACCGGTTTCTCACACCCGCAATCGTGAGCGCCGGCTACACGGTCGCTACTGTCGATTTACGCGGGCACGGTGACAGCGATCCCTCGTTCCCTGCCTACGGGGATGTCGAGACAGCGGCAGACATAACCTTGCTACTGCAAAAGCTAGGAGCCCCGGCCGTCATCGTCGGGAACTCAATGGGCGCGGGCGCCGCCGTGATCGTAGCAGCTGAGACCCCGAACCTCGTCGTCGGTCTCGTCCTCATTGGACCATTCGTGCGGCAGCCTGCCTCCAGCACGGCGTTCTCCCGACTTGTTCTGCGCCTGCTAATGGCGCGCCCATGGGCTGCAGCCGCCTGGAAGGCCTACCTGCCGAAACTCTACGCTGGCAACCGACCGACGGACTTCGCTGACTACCTGGCCGCCGTAATAACGTCCATCAAGCGCCCCGGCTACGCACGAGCATTCAGCCTGACCACCCGCACGGATCACAGGCAGGCAGGTACGAGCCTGCTTGCCGTTACTTCACCCACGCTCGTTGTCATGGGCGAGAGGGACCCCGACTTCCCAGACCCGAAGGGTGAGGCCGACTGGATCAGTCGTACCCTGGGCGGGGCTACCGTGATGATCGAGGATGCCGGCCATTACCCGCAGTCACAGCAACCGGAACGCACGTCGGCCGCCATCATTCGGTTCCTCCGAACAATTGCCTGA
- a CDS encoding DUF4386 domain-containing protein gives MRGVLYLAVAILSGFAVGLVHPKVYVAGDAAATAQNIAANEGLFRLGFLADLTQSACMLLVAMALCLLFQRVNKNVARAIVIFAAVSAAIQCLNLAPHLAALRLATDSSYATAFGPDGANALVLLLMDLQHSGFLIAQVFFGLWLLPMGYLAFTSGMFPKALGVLLMIACFTNLAHLPFAFLWPEVGTMLTPFVAIPTTLAEVWMVLYLLIRGVKVPKQNTQVSVPS, from the coding sequence TTGCGGGGGGTTCTTTATCTCGCCGTTGCTATCCTCTCCGGCTTCGCCGTCGGATTAGTGCATCCCAAAGTGTACGTAGCCGGTGATGCAGCCGCCACGGCCCAAAACATTGCCGCCAACGAGGGCCTGTTCCGCCTCGGGTTCCTGGCAGATCTGACACAATCCGCCTGCATGCTGCTGGTCGCTATGGCCTTGTGCCTGCTGTTCCAACGCGTCAACAAGAACGTGGCCCGAGCAATCGTGATTTTCGCCGCAGTCAGCGCTGCCATCCAGTGCCTGAACCTGGCACCACATCTTGCGGCACTGAGGCTAGCCACCGACTCCTCTTATGCGACCGCGTTCGGCCCAGACGGGGCAAACGCTCTGGTCCTGCTCCTGATGGACCTCCAGCACTCCGGGTTCCTTATCGCACAGGTCTTCTTCGGCCTCTGGTTGCTGCCGATGGGCTACCTCGCGTTCACCTCGGGCATGTTCCCCAAGGCGCTGGGTGTGTTGCTGATGATCGCGTGCTTCACCAACCTAGCCCACCTGCCCTTCGCGTTCCTGTGGCCCGAGGTCGGCACAATGCTCACCCCGTTCGTGGCCATTCCGACCACACTTGCCGAGGTCTGGATGGTCTTGTACCTGCTGATCAGGGGAGTGAAAGTACCTAAGCAGAACACCCAAGTTTCCGTCCCGTCCTGA